A single genomic interval of bacterium harbors:
- a CDS encoding nitroreductase family protein has translation MKAQTKDDRFNRVDRHRALMDVVRNRMTNRAFAPYDVPTEHYEMILEAARHAPSGANAQPWHYIVVTDPAIKAQLGERFVQEQLQRARLGMKFPTPNYKGMKTAPGLIVVVADFRFIRAFPVLSDGSDLDRRYKANAERILLQSVAASTMCAHLAAAALGYAVWWVSAIGQEEIQKEFKPILGVP, from the coding sequence ATGAAGGCGCAGACGAAAGATGACAGGTTCAACCGGGTCGACCGGCACAGGGCGTTGATGGACGTGGTCCGCAACAGAATGACAAATCGGGCGTTCGCCCCGTACGACGTCCCGACAGAGCATTACGAGATGATCCTGGAAGCCGCCCGGCATGCCCCATCGGGGGCAAACGCGCAGCCATGGCACTACATCGTGGTCACCGACCCCGCGATCAAGGCCCAGCTCGGCGAACGCTTCGTGCAGGAGCAGCTCCAACGGGCCCGGCTGGGGATGAAATTCCCGACGCCCAACTACAAGGGGATGAAGACCGCCCCGGGCCTCATCGTCGTCGTGGCGGATTTCAGGTTCATCCGCGCGTTTCCGGTCCTCAGCGACGGATCGGATCTGGACCGCCGGTACAAGGCGAATGCGGAGCGCATCCTGCTGCAGAGCGTGGCGGCCTCCACGATGTGCGCCCATCTGGCTGCCGCCGCGCTCGGCTACGCGGTGTGGTGGGTCAGCGCCATCGGGCAGGAGGAGATTCAGAAAGAGTTCAAGCCGATCTTGGGCGTACC